A genomic region of Homo sapiens chromosome 4, GRCh38.p14 Primary Assembly contains the following coding sequences:
- the TLR6 gene encoding toll-like receptor 6 precursor translates to MTKDKEPIVKSFHFVCLMIIIVGTRIQFSDGNEFAVDKSKRGLIHVPKDLPLKTKVLDMSQNYIAELQVSDMSFLSELTVLRLSHNRIQLLDLSVFKFNQDLEYLDLSHNQLQKISCHPIVSFRHLDLSFNDFKALPICKEFGNLSQLNFLGLSAMKLQKLDLLPIAHLHLSYILLDLRNYYIKENETESLQILNAKTLHLVFHPTSLFAIQVNISVNTLGCLQLTNIKLNDDNCQVFIKFLSELTRGSTLLNFTLNHIETTWKCLVRVFQFLWPKPVEYLNIYNLTIIESIREEDFTYSKTTLKALTIEHITNQVFLFSQTALYTVFSEMNIMMLTISDTPFIHMLCPHAPSTFKFLNFTQNVFTDSIFEKCSTLVKLETLILQKNGLKDLFKVGLMTKDMPSLEILDVSWNSLESGRHKENCTWVESIVVLNLSSNMLTDSVFRCLPPRIKVLDLHSNKIKSVPKQVVKLEALQELNVAFNSLTDLPGCGSFSSLSVLIIDHNSVSHPSADFFQSCQKMRSIKAGDNPFQCTCELREFVKNIDQVSSEVLEGWPDSYKCDYPESYRGSPLKDFHMSELSCNITLLIVTIGATMLVLAVTVTSLCIYLDLPWYLRMVCQWTQTRRRARNIPLEELQRNLQFHAFISYSEHDSAWVKSELVPYLEKEDIQICLHERNFVPGKSIVENIINCIEKSYKSIFVLSPNFVQSEWCHYELYFAHHNLFHEGSNNLILILLEPIPQNSIPNKYHKLKALMTQRTYLQWPKEKSKRGLFWANIRAAFNMKLTLVTENNDVKS, encoded by the coding sequence ATGACCAAAGACAAAGAACCTATTGTTAAAAGCTTCCATTTTGTTTGCCTTATGATCATAATAGTTGGAACCAGAATCCAGTTCTCCGACGGAAATGAATTTGCAGTAGACAAGTCAAAAAGAGGTCTTATTCATGTTCCAAAAGACCTACCGCTGAAAACCAAAGTCTTAGATATGTCTCAGAACTACATCGCTGAGCTTCAGGTCTCTGACATGAGCTTTCTATCAGAGTTGACAGTTTTGAGACTTTCCCATAACAGAATCCAGCTACTTGATTTAAGTGTTTTCAAGTTCAACCAGGATTTAGAATATTTGGATTTATCTCATAATCAGTTGCAAAAGATATCCTGCCATCCTATTGTGAGTTTCAGGCATTTAGATCTCTCATTCAATGATTTCAAGGCCCTGCCCATCTGTAAGGAATTTGGCAACTTATCACAACTGAATTTCTTGGGATTGAGTGCTATGAAGCTGCAAAAATTAGATTTGCTGCCAATTGCTCACTTGCATCTAAGTTATATCCTTCTGgatttaagaaattattatataaaagaaaatgagacagaaagtctaCAAATTCTGAATGCAAAAACCCTTCACCTTGTTTTTCACCCAACTAGTTTATTCGCTATCCAAGTGAACATATCAGTTAATACTTTAGGGTGCTTACAACTGACTAATATTAAATTGAATGATGACAACTGTcaagttttcattaaatttttatcagAACTCACCAGAGGTTCAACCTTACTGAATTTTACCCTCAACCACATAGAAACGACTTGGAAATGCCTGGTCAGAGTCTTTCAATTTCTTTGGCCCAAACCTGTGGAATATCTCAATATTTACAATTTAACAATAATTGAAAGCATTCGTGAAGAAGATTTTACTTATTCTAAAACGACATTGAAAGCATTGACAATAGAACATATCACGAAccaagtttttctgttttcacagaCAGCTTTGTACACCGTGTTTTCTGAGATGAACATTATGATGTTAACCATTTCAGATACACCTTTTATACACATGCTGTGTCCTCATGCACCAAGCACATTCAAGTTTTTGAACTTTACCCAGAACGTTTTCACAGatagtatttttgaaaaatgttccaCGTTAGTTAAATTGGAGACACTTATCTTACAAAAGAATGGATTAAAAGACCTTTTCAAAGTAGGTCTCATGACGAAGGatatgccttctttggaaatacTGGATGTTAGCTGGAATTCTTTGGAATCTGGTAGACATAAAGAAAACTGCACTTGGGTTGAGAGTATAGTGGTGTTAAATTTGTCTTCAAATATGCTTACTGACTCTGTTTTCAGATGTTtacctcccaggatcaaggtACTTGATCTTCACAGCAATAAAATAAAGAGCGTTCCTAAACAAGTCGTAAAACTGGAAGCTTTGCAAGAACTCAATgttgctttcaattctttaacTGACCTTCCTGGATGTGGCAGCTTTAGCAGCCTTTCTGTATTGATCATTGATCACAATTCAGTTTCCCACCCATCGGCTGATTTCTTCCAGAGCTGCCAGAAGATGAGGTCAATAAAAGCAGGGGACAATCCATTCCAATGTACCTGTGAGCTAAGAGAATTTGTCAAAAATATAGACCAAGTATCAAGTGAAGTGTTAGAGGGCTGGCCTGATTCTTATAAGTGTGACTACCCAGAAAGTTATAGAGGAAGCCCACTAAAGGACTTTCACATGTCTGAATTATCCTGCAACATAACTCTGCTGATCGTCACCATCGGTGCCACCATGCTGGTGTTGGCTGTGACTGTGACCTCCCTCTGCATCTACTTGGATCTGCCCTGGTATCTCAGGATGGTGTGCCAGTGGACCCAGACTCGGCGCAGGGCCAGGAACATACCCTTAGAAGAACTCCAAAGAAACCTCCAGTTTCATGCTTTTATTTCATATAGTGAACATGATTCTGCCTGGGTGAAAAGTGAATTGGTACCTTACCtagaaaaagaagatatacagatttGTCTTCATGAGAGAAACTTTGTCCCTGGCAAGAGCATTGTGGAAAATATCATCAACTGCATTGAGAAGAGTTACAAGTCCATCTTTGTTTTGTCTCCCAACTTTGTCCAGAGTGAGTGGTGCCATTACGAACTCTATTTTGCCCATCACAATCTCTTTCATGAAGGATCTAATAACTTAATCCTCATCTTACTGGAACCCATTCCACAGAACAGCATTCCCAACAAGTACCACAAGCTGAAGGCTCTCATGACGCAGCGGACTTATTTGCAGTGGCCCAAGGAGAAAAGCAAACGTGGGCTCTTTTGGGCTAACATTAGAGCCGCTTTTAATATGAAATTAACACTAGTCACTGAAAACAATGatgtgaaatcttaa